The Miscanthus floridulus cultivar M001 chromosome 6, ASM1932011v1, whole genome shotgun sequence genomic interval TACACATGAGTCATCGAAAGGAAGAAAGGATGTGTAAAGAATACCAGAGATGAAGTATCTCACAACTCAAAAGTTTAGCCACATACCTTTTCACAGTGCCTACAAAGCACCTGCTCACCCCCTTGCTTCCTTTTCTTTGAAACCTTGGATGGTAGGCGATTACCACAGCTATCACAAGACAGTGCCAATTTGCCAACAACCTGCAATTCAGCGAATTACATTGCGGCCAGCTCAAAAGATGTATCAAGGGAAGTAGCTTCACACTGAACTTGTACAATTTCACCGTATTAGGTTACCTGAGACTCGGATTGGCACTCCTGCTCGTTATTTGAAGCAGCCTCTTCCTGAAAGCCATTAGGATCAGACTGCTTATTTACAGACTTCCGCGGTGAGCATACCCCATCCATTTCAAGATCGAAAAAACCACGTTCGGCAAGAAAAGCCTCCTCAATTGCTGCACGGAATTTGCTTGGTCTGAGCTTATACAGAGGCTGTCCTTGAAACCTGACAGAACAGAGAAGCATCAGATACAGACCAAATTAGGAACACAATGTTCAACACATTCCAGAATTTTACCTGTCTAGGTAGTCCACAAAGGGAAAGATCATTCCTTGCTTAACCCATCCATAGTCCTGCAAAGGGATGTGGCAGGGTAAGGCGGTAAGGacatgcaaaaaacaaaaaaaatgtttgGTTTTCCAAGTATATTTAGTACCCTGTTTCGGTTACATCCCGTGAAAGTCAAATCCTTTGTCGGTtttcataaaaaataaaaattgtataTCTTTGGTGGTATTTATATATATCTTATTAAGTTGCAGATTCGTTATTCCGGTAACCAAAAAGCCAACAGAAAGCAGCACAAGGAAATGATTAATTACCCTGCCATGCCCGTTAGCGGAATAACCGAAAAACATGACGCAGAGGGCGCCAGGAACACAGGAGTTGAGCACGACTTCCGGCGCATGCAGCATGGGATCAATCACCAGCGCAGGCCACGTCGGGGACTTCTTCCCAGACCTCGCCCACACAACATCCCCAAGCACAAAATCCTCCGGCCAGTAGAAATCCTCTTTCTTATCACTGGCCTCCCTCTTGGGCTTGCACTCCACCACCGCAGGTCTCCCCTCCATCCCAGCATTGCCACCAGCACCACCTTCCAAGGCGGCATTGCTCACTCGAACAGTGGTGCCATTGCCACCAGCACCACCGTCCGAGGCGGCATTGCTCACAGACGTGAGCACACTCCCGCTGGCAGCTCCCCCAAAGCTGCCGCTCTTGCTTATGTTACGGCACGCCCGATACAGGTCGGCATCCGTGGGCGCCGGCCGCATGGGCGTCCACACCGCGGTCTCCACGGGACCAAAGGAGTCGCCTTTGGGCTCGGCCATTAGCACCTCGACGTTGTACACCTCCCCGTCCCTTTTCTCCACCCCCAGCCCGCCGCCCGGAGCGGGCAGCGACACGACCACCGCGCGCTTCTTGGCGGGCGGCGGCATCGAGTCCCTGAACCGCGACGGGACGACGCGGTCGCGGCGGCGCTTGGCGGGCGGCATGATGACAGCGGGGCCGGGTTCCCCACCCCCGGGACGGTGGCGGTGCAGCGCTTGAGCGGGATGCGGGACGCCGGCATGGCACCGGCACCACGGGCGGCGGAGGCTAGGGCATGGGAAACCCTAGAGCCTGGAATCGGTCGGGCGAATCGGGGCGCGGGGAGGGATCCAGTCCAGGCCTTAGGGTTCCGCCTCCGCCGCGAGCGCCGCGTCGGGATTTAAGCAAGCGCGGTGGGGGGGTTCGGGGCCGCGAGCAGGGGATTGGGGATTTGGAGATTTGCGGGGGCGGCGGGTGGGAGGTGGAGACGACGCGCCGACGCGGAGGCGAAAATTTGTGTTCCCTCCGCCCGAGTGTCGGAATCCGAGGAATTTGGGGGTTTTGAAAATTTCGAACGCGATGCGATGGTCGGGGGAGACAGCGGGAGGGAGCGAGGCGAAGATGTGGTGgtcgtggtgtgtgtgtgtgtgtgtgtgtgtgtgtgttagacGACTCGGCGGCGCGAGGTGGGTCAGGTGGTGAGTGAGACTTGGGAATGAAGCGAGGCGGCCAGGTGGTGGGGGCCGGAGCCTGGAGGGAAGGAAAAAGTTTTCGCGCGGATCTGGAATTCTGGATCAGGGACTGCCGCCGGCTCTACTCAACGCGGCGTTTTCCTTCTCGGATAAGGCACTTCTAGGGGTTTGCTCCAAAGAAAAAAATAAGACCATTTTGTATATACGGAGTAATCTATAAGTTATATTTGAAACCAATAAAATTTAGGATCAAAGTGAATCCAGTCATGAGAGAAAGAGCTAAGagaataaaaaaaaaaactagatgaGAAAACCCTAAATCAACGTGTTTTATTCACTTGAATAAGGCATATTTTAAGGCCACCTGCAACAATTTTAGTTCTCGTTTCTGGATACGATATTTTTGGAGCCACGTGTAACCGTTACTCGAAAGAGTAACTAGGACCACTTTCTGTCGTGTTATAGATTGACAGGTAACCGTTACACAGGATAGAACAAAACTAAAAAAGAGAAATAGGATATAAAACATCAGAAGGAGAAGGATCCAAGAGAATAAAAAACTAAATGAAAAAATTGCATTAGTGTGTCTATTTTCATTCGCAATTGGATAGGTCGTCTTTAGGACCACCAGCAATCGTTATCGTTCTTAATTTTGGATAAGGCATATTTAAAGTCACGTGTAACCTTGTCCCAAAGAATAACTAAGACTACTTTTAGCCTCTTTTTAGATTCACTGCTAACCATTGCAAGGGAGAAAAGAAAACTAAGGAGAGTTATGATCAAAGCGAGTCCACACATAGAGAGATAAGTAGCTAATGAAATAAAAATCTAAATGAGACAAACCGAAACAACGCAATTATCCACATCCTCGACTTTGGTTAAGGCATCTTTAGAGACATGTGTAACCGTTACTCAAAATCTAAACAAGAATTAAGACCACCTTTGCACTCTTAGACTTGTACATAACCAATTGTAACCGGAGGAACTAAGCTATAACAAAGTTAAGACTAGAGTGAGTACAATCATCGAAGAGGCAATGAGCTAAGAGAGTAAAAACCAAACGGGAGAGAAGTCGAATGAGGAGAATGAACAAGGTGACTTGGTTGTGGTTGTGGTTGTGGTTGTGGTTTTTTTTATCTGAGTGACTATCCATTTGAAGCCATGTTGGAAACTAACCAATGGAGAGAATAATATAAATCTAGTGCTGACATACTTGGTTTCGGCGCTAGTGTACGTGGCCTTAGGAGGCCCTTATGATATAGGGTTTTGGAGTCACCCATTACGAGGATTTTTATTGGATTGTGTTGGTTTGGTGCTTATCAATAATCCTTCTCAACCCTAAGAAGGTTTCAATGAAATTATGAATTATGGTTAACACGTGGAGTTAGGGAATCGAGGTTTTGGGCTCCAGTAAGCTTCTTTCCATTGCTAGGCTTAGTCGCTTAAAGGAAAAGGTTGATCACACTAGGCTGGCCTAGCCTAGCGAAGTTGGAGTCAGAGGGGCACAAGGAGGGGGCATAAGGCCCTAACCGTGGCATGTTGTGACTGGAATGTGCCCTTTGTACGTTGCTTTGGCTATGGGAGACGGTGAGCTTGTACACCGCTCCTCGTTGGCATCTTAGCGAGGCCGCTACTTCATGCATCGCTCGCCGCCACTGGTCATCACTAAGGCACCCTATTGTGGTGAGTTATTAGATGTGATGGATGAAAGGTAACTTGGTGGTTTTCATAAACAAGTGTCCAATGCAGAGGACACATAAATAGCAAAAAGagaaacaccaacattacatcaaCTCCAAGAGTCTATGTGGAGGAGTATAGACTTTGGATGAACCTCGTAAATAGAATACATACCGAATTTAGAGGTCATGGACATAGATGAGACTCCCAAAAATGGTTCAGGGGCCCTATGTAATTTACTCTTTTGTCTGATTGTGAACTTAAAGTCCCAAAATTGATGGCAAGAGCTACACTCATATCTCTTGGGATGTGTTATTCCCCATAGTTTATACTTCATCGTCAaacattttttatataatttatattGTATGTCAACCGGTTGTTAGTAGTGTGGATACCATGGAGGTACCCCCGTTCCAAATtacaagtcgctttgacttttttgtttatccattttgctatgtatctagacatattattatatctagatacatagcaaaacaaatgtataaaaaagtcaaagcgatttatagtttggaacggagggagtacatcaaTGGTGTAGAATAGTAGCATGTGTGGGATAGTGTTGTGCGGCATAGTTGAGGTCCCATTTTAACATGTTGTCGTCGATAGTTGCCTAAATTGTTCCGATTGCCCCCTATGTTTGTTGTTATTGATGGATTCTTTTGAAATTGTTGTCGATACGCTATATTGTCTAGTCTTAACTTCTTATTTATTACTCTCTCCATCCAAGAATAATAATCATATTAGACCAGATGAAAAGTCAAGCTTTATAAAATCTGACAAACAATTAATCAAATTACATAGAAGTTTTGAGCACAAAACTTGCACTAGTAGATTGGTGTTCAAATTGCCTTTGAGATGATATTGATGTTTCTAGTAATTGGCTACATACTATAGGAGAAGTTAAGGATAAAAATCCACTTTGTattacttttttattttttcaaataCATTTATCATTTTTTGATGGAGGGAGTAATACTCGTAGACATATTTGTGCGTTGCAATCGGATGTTGAGATTGTTGCATGGTTACTTGGATGAGATTTATCAATGATCACATCATGTGTTCCAATTCGTTTTGGGATCGTTTTCTGCACCATACCTAAACACTTCTTTATTTTGTTTTGAAATTGGACTCCACACCACGATTGGACTTTGAACGTACTATAAATTGTATGGAAATGGGATACTCCATTGGGTCCATTGGATCCTAAGAACAGTTGTGAGTGATTAAGGACAAAAAAAACTCCGCGCtaaaaaaatctccaaaaatgcaGAAAGAACCTCCATGTCAAATGTTCCTTTGACCATTGGTCAAAAGACTCTCCATGCCGGTAATTACCTGCAGCCCAAGAAAGCAAACGGCCCATCAATCAACCCCCGCAAGTCCCGGTCGAGCAAGAGAGGCCAGCGGATCTTCCCCAAAcccccccaccgccgccgcgacCACGAGCACCTCCGATTGAGCCCGTGCCATGGAGGACAACATCACCGATGTGCCGCCGCCGTCCCGCTTCTCCTCGGACGACCTCGACAACTTCGCCGCTACACCAGCGCAGCCCACGACGGGGAGGCAGATGAGGACAGCGGCGAGGATGGCGGAAGCGGGTGAGGGCGACGACGGGGGAGCCGGGTGAGGAACTGTAGGAGTATTCCCTTTCCTGCGCGTGGCTGGCTCTTGTTTGATGGACGACGTGTGAGCCTTTCCTTTTCTTGCGTGCGTGATTGATTTTCTTTTCCGATTTTGCGTGATTGATTTTCTTTCCGATTTAGTTGGATGGACCACAAGAGAATGGGGAGACCCTATTGCGGGGGAAGCGAGGGAGTGCCGTAGGGGCAAATCGCACGGGCGATGCAAGGGAGAAGGGACAGGCGTAGGAGGACGGGATCGCACCAAGCAGAACCATGGGCCCATGTTGGAATATCGCAGCAAAGCAGTGTCCActctttagggggtgtttgggactgcttcgTTCCTGTTTTTGTTTTTCCAGCTTCGCTCCATCTCCATGTTGCCAAACACTTCTAGCTCCAGGAACTCCGCTCTAAGAAAAACGTGGAGTTGGGGCTAACTCCACCTTTTTTTCCGGAGCACCTCAAGAGGTACTTTAGTTTTTAGAGTTTTATACTCCTAGTtggatttatagaaaaaaaattacccACATTCGTCACTCTCTAATCACCGGTTCCCCTCTCTTCACCTCCCGTACGGACGCCACGAGAAAAAAAGGCCACTTTTTCTTCTCTGCGCCGGCCTCCTACGCTGGCTGGCCCTCTCTTGCCTAGGCCGGCCAGTGGCCAGGCACCGGGCCGCGCTGCAGTACCTCCTGGTGGCCATGGCACCAACTCCCAAGCCCCTGGTTGTTACGCCTAGTGCACCTGCAGGAAAATGGCCTGGTGTAGCTGCTGATCCGAAAATGAAGGCTAAGTCAACCACTGCACTTGTTATTCAGGATGCAATCACAAAGATGTCTTATATATACTGCTACTTCTTTTATATCGAATTATGGACTTTGTTATTTTTTATATCatttgttttctattttttaagaaaatatcgAGTGCAATTTCAATCAGAGACATAATGGACCGCATGGAAACAATCTATTTCTGGAGCTGGAGCTAGCCTGTGTGTCAAACAGTACCACTTGCTCCACAAACTCTACGGTGGAGTTGCTCCATGGTGTAGTTAGTGGAGCGGAGCTAAAAAAAAAAAGGGAGCGGAGCAGTCTCAAATAGCCTCTTAGTCTTTTTAGCTGTGATTAATTGAGCTATTACCCCTAAATCTTGTTGCGACAAAAAAATCACCAAAATGCAGAAAGAACCTCCCTGTCATTTTTTTTGAGGAGAATGTCAAATGTTCCTTACCGTGGTCAAAAGACTCTCCGTGCCGGTTCTTACCTGCAGCCCAAGAAAGAAAACGGCCCATTAACCCCCGCAACTCCCCAAGTCGAGCAATAGGCCAGCAGATCTTCCCCAAacccccccgccgccgccgcgaccgcGAGCACCACCGATCGAGCCCCCGCCATGGAGGACGTCATCACCGACGTGCCGCCGCCGTCCCGCTTCTCCCCGGACGACCTCGACAACTTCGCCGCTCCGCCAGCGCAGCCCACCCCCATCCTCGTCGTTTCCCCGAACCCTAGCCCACCGGCCCCGCGCCTCCTCATCGTCTTCATCTCCCCCACCTCCCTCGCGCTCCTCGCCTCCCCGCCGCCGCTCCACGCGTCCCTCCTCCTCCCGGACCTGCCCCTGCACCCGCACCCGCACGCGCCCATCCGCGTGTACCTCCACCCCTCCGGCGCGCTCCTCGCTGCGGCGCACGGCGCCGTCCCCGCCcaccgcgcgcgcgccgccgcaaaGGCCCTCGTCTCGAGGCTCCAGCCGGAGGAGGTGCTGGTCCTGGATTCGGTCCGGAGCGGGCCGTACCGGGGCCGCCTCGCCGCGGACGAGCCCGTGGAGGGGAAGCTGGAGACCcgcgcggcgcgcgcgcgcggagGCGTGGGCGCGGCCAGGGCCGTCGCGGCGCTGGCCCCGCCTGGCAGCGTGGTGGACGGGCTCGGCGCTGCCGTGCTCGCGGAGTGCGAGATCCGGGGCAAGGCGGCCAGCCTGGTGGTGACGTGGCCGGCGGGCGCCAGGCCCGCGGAGTTCGGGGTCACGCGGCGCGTGGCGGCGGAGCTTGGCGTCGACACCGGCAAGGCCGCGGCGAGGGTCTCCGGACGGCCAGAGTTGGATGCGTTGTACACTTGAGATTTCTCTGTTACTGCTTGTGATTTCGTTGCCTGTTGTCTGACGAGTGAGCTGGGTTTGAGACAATTTGGGGAGAAATGTGAAATCTCGGACAATGGGTTTGATGGTTTCGTGTTTGCGTGATTTCATATATGGATTTTCTATATGCCGATGAACAAATTCTGATTCAGTTGTGTCATCGCTGCTGTTGTGATCACTGAAGCGGCCTTGCCTTCGCTTGCAGTAGTACCATGTGAATGGACTTCCTCAGTAGAACGggattatttacatatttaccatcattATGACGTGAGTGGTATAAAAAGTATCATATCAGTGACTCATGTGTCAATGACACAGTGTAAAATGCTATCTgtaataatggtaaatatgtaaataccCCAGTAGAACGTGTTTCTACCAAGGTAGTCAAAATCCTTTAATCGAATCGAAtcggagggctttagctaagatTGTAATCGTAAAACTGACCAGGATCATAAAAGTAAACCTCTTAGTTAAGTTCATAAATAAAGACATAAAATTGTATGGTGAAACAGTAGAATTTAACAACTATGGTATCTACGTTTCTACCCATATCGAtttgtgtcttctcttgctcactTGTCAATGTGCAAGTATAAACACCTACTTTGGTTTGCTCAAGATTCAGTTCACATTCAAAAATCACAATGTCCAACATTGCTCTGCACTCCCTTCGGCTTTGCAAATTTACCTGTCATCCGTCCATGGTGAAAATTGCCTGCAGAATGTGAACCAATTACGTACGAATCAATGTGGAAATCGAGCCGGATTCTATGACAAACCCCAGTCATGGGCCGTGCTAAACGTAATGGAGTCCGGCCCAGGAGGTCTTGTTCCACTCCCATCCCATTCCAACTCAGCTCGTCTCGTCACCAACTTCCCTGCTTCGACGACCCGACCACGCCAGCGATGGACGCCCTGACGCGCCTCCACCGCTCCCTCGTCGGCGGCGACGACGAGGATCAGCCGGAGGACTCCATCCTTGCTGACACCGAGGGCCTCTGCTCCCTCTCCCCAGTCCAGGTCAAGCAGTCACCCCCCTCTGAGTCCTCGGAATGCTCCAAGGATTTCATGACTCTGGTTTGCATCGATCTGATCCGGTCTTGGCCGTTTGCGTTGTCCAGAGGATCTACGCCTTCGCGGCATGCTTGGTGGCCGGACTCGCCCTCATGATCTTGGTACGCTCTCGCAATCCGTCGCCCGTACAGCTGTTAGAGAATTTGAGCAGCTGCTAGCTTCTCCTGCAGGTGGAGAATTAGCCTTGCAGATTATGCTATTCCAGTCACCTGTACTGTGCGTCATGCCTTTGAGAACGATAGTTGCCTTTGACATTGTGGCTCAGCGAATTAAGTTTGATGCAGTATTAAAAACTTCTGAATTGGTTATGTGGGCGATGATAATTTGGGAACAGGAAATTTGGTGTTGGGTCACACTAGGCTATTCTTTATCAGAGTTGCTTGTCTAAAGAAGCACACTTTAGCTTTTTGTTCTACAGGTGTTGGAGAACTAGTGCTACTGTAGCTCTTAATTGCCGTACAGCTAACTCCAGATTTGTTTAGGAATCATATCACCAGGAACTTAGGACTTTGTGCTAGGCCTTAAACCATGACTTATTGTACACTATTTTACGATGAAAATCATGGCAAGATCGTCTTCGCATATTTGTTAGGTTCCGGTAATGAATTTAAACTCCTGCTATCATGTGTAGTGCACTCCTTACGTTTAACTCTCTTGTGCAGTCTTTTATTGTCTTCGTGAGACCTATCAAATTTGCAGTCATGTTTACGTTTGGAAACATATTGGCAGTTGGGAGGTAATAACACAGTTTCTTCATTTGGAACTTTCTATGGTTCTGCTGCCATTTCAACAATTCTACAATTATTTGTATGTTAAGtgtgcctaccccaacttgtttgggacttaaaggctttgttattgttgttgttgttgttgtaagtgTGCATAACGATAAATATGAGATCAATTCTTAATATAAACATACGCAGCtttcctgcgtgttcgagaaaaaaaaatgagATCAAT includes:
- the LOC136457490 gene encoding uncharacterized protein, with translation MEDVITDVPPPSRFSPDDLDNFAAPPAQPTPILVVSPNPSPPAPRLLIVFISPTSLALLASPPPLHASLLLPDLPLHPHPHAPIRVYLHPSGALLAAAHGAVPAHRARAAAKALVSRLQPEEVLVLDSVRSGPYRGRLAADEPVEGKLETRAARARGGVGAARAVAALAPPGSVVDGLGAAVLAECEIRGKAASLVVTWPAGARPAEFGVTRRVAAELGVDTGKAAARVSGRPELDALYT